GTGAAGCAGACGACGAAATGGTcccagattacgatttagtatagtttaccttaaaaaaaataaccttttaATACATCATTTATCATCTTCacgtaaaagtaaaaaaaaaagtaataaaaaaatatggtcTTAGAAACGTTATAAATAGCCATTGTGTCTTATTataatggaaaaaggaggaaaatgtaaaaagagaacgggttgttttgaaCCCACAGATGAAGTCGGCTGCCTTACGATTTGCTGacggttctgaaaacacgcttgtgattcgctggcgAGTCTTATGACGTCATAGCTGGTTACGTAGATTCTGGCCAATCAACGCGATCCTAACTCCTTTCAGAAACCTTTCTGGTTCCACACATAGCTCGCTCGGTAGCGGTAGCGTACGTTACCTATACGAGGGCTAACAAATCTGTAACTTTGCGAAATCTTTCTGAATCCATCTCCAGGTGGCACAGAATGTAAAGGCCTTGGGAGAGCTAACTTTCTGCCTTCAAACCTCCAAAACACGAAACACGAGCACAAAACGCAAGCCACGGCGAGAGAaacggacgcacacacacacacacacacacatatatacatacatacacacacacacacacacacacacacacacacacacacacacacacacacatacacacacatacacacacacacacgcacacacacacaggcccccccacccccacccccacacacataaaaacaaagaCAAAGCAAGTCAAgcgagacaaacacacacacaaacccaaacAGAACGTGTCAGAGCAAGACAAACGAACACAGGCGTCAcacgggaaacacacacacacacacacacacacacacacacacacacaagcacaacaaAAGTCAGGGCGAGGAGAGGTAGGGTGTGGTAAACGGATATGGGCGTCAACTCCCCGCCTATATAAGCCCCACGGCGGAGGCAGCAAAGCACTGTCCGTCTGGGTTCCCTTCTGGCATGATGCGAGTCCTCCTACTCCTCGCCTGCTTGGCGGCCCTCGGACACGCATCGCAGTACGTCCAGCCCCAGATCCTGCCGGCACCAATTCCTGACAACTTCAGACCAAGCAAGGGACATAGGCCGCTGATCTCCCCTCCCAAGCTTCAGGTCGACCAAGACTACGGTTCTAGACGTGAGTAAAGAAGATTGTGGACTCGTTTGCTCTTCGGGGTGGGAGTATTGTTAAGCAAGGGGTTTCCCAATTCGACTTTCTCTCTTTTTGGCTTCTCGTTTTACTTTCTTTACTAGAGCAGtgcatagctgtgtgtgtgtgtgtgtgtgtgtgtgtgtgtgtgtgtgtgtgtgtgtgtgtgtgtgtgtgtgtgtgtgtgtgtgtgtgtgtgtgtgtgtgtgtgtgtgtgtgtgtgtgtgtgtgtgtgtgtgtgtgtgtgtgtgtgtgtgtgtgtgtgtgtgtgtgtgtgtgtgtgtgtgtgtgtgtgtgtgtgtgtgtgtgtgtgtgtgtgtgtgtgtgtgtgtgtgtgtgtgtatgtgatgtaTGTTTTGATCATGAGCTtcttcctttgctgtgaaaaaaatcTCTTTATACTTGTTCTACTTTTTTCATCATGTTTTAGTTACTTCTTTGAAAACTGAACATTATTATATAGTACGAAAGAGACAACTGAAAttatatgaaataaaaaaaatatacattcctCGTTCCTTCACTAGAATATTAAGACCCACAGAAGAAGGTTTTTGATCTCCTTTCACGGCATTTAATCCTTTGTAAATATTCAAGCGTTGCATAAGAGAACCgttgttaaccccttgactgcggatttcctacaagaagacatcaccgagctacagaaatggatcaaaaagtgacttttacaattcaatgaagtaaaatataaagtcctgcaccttgggaggggatatccagcacatgggaaacactccactatccaccacagaggcagagaaagacctgggagtatatgtttcctggctaccagtaaaggctaaatccgtgccaatcgtagcggacgggttaagtctACTAAAATATATCACTCAGACGGTGGCAATGATGTACAGCCTCTTCATCCCACCACGATATTAAATACTCCTCATAGGATCAGACCCCTTTCAGTGTTGCCTAAGCTCGCATACTCAGACACTTTCGGATCCCacaacaattatttccaaaggccacaaaggagattcgTCGGGTTCTCAAGTGTGTTTTCTTCACAttcacggcgcagaagccttgtcaaagaaTCACAAGCCTCAAAAAACTACCCACGGACACACTCGCAACCTCCACGAAGCCTTATCTAATGAGGGAGTGTGGAAGCCTTAAAAAGTTTGAGATGATAGTTTTTATTTCACATTCACGACACAGAAGCCTCGTCAGACTCACTAGCCTTAAAGACCTACCCACGGACATAccagcaacctctacgaaagccttagccAATGAGGGAGTGTGGAAGCCTTAACATGTTTGAGATGATAGTTTATATTTCACATTTACGTCACAGATACCTCGTCAGACTATTACTAGGCCCAAAGACCTACCCACGGACATAtcagcaacctctacgaaagccttagccAATGAGGGAGTGTGGAAGCCTTAATATGTTTGAGAAGATGATAGTTGATATTCCACATTTACGACACAGATGCctcgtcaaactattactaggcccAAAAACCTACCCACGGACACAcccgcaacctctacgaaaggcaTATTAAATGTGGGAATGTGTAGGCcgtaaaatgtttaagaatatagttTAGAAATGTAGAAGTCTTCCTTATGTGTTGTGCTACGTATATTTAAGGCAGGTTAGTGAATTAGTAAACGTGCATCATTGGAGGGTGGGAGTAAGACCCGAAACGTTTGAGATTATCTGCGTAGTTTTCGTCGTTATTTGCTTCTCAATCAACaccgtccttcttcttcctcacaggCTCCTGCTGGCGAGCATGCCCACCCTCCTACGGCGGCAAAGCTGTCTGCTGTAGGCGTTGGGGTGCGTGCTGTTGAGGGCCGAAGGAGACACCGGAACGCCCCCAAGAAGTCCAGCCTCGATCAGACCTCTGCTACGACTTCCCCCGACTCTGACCTGATGGATTACGACTTTTGGCTTTTGTGATTCGGAGACTCGCTTTCCGCGTCCCGTTGATTAGGTGTGAGTGTGAAAGCGTCAGTCCTTTCTTATGCTGTGTTACTCTCGATGCTGAATTCCTCTTGGATGCTGTAACTCCTCTTTGATCTGTACTCTTCTTGATGCtgcactcttctcctcctcttcgttttctttgttgaATTGGTGGTATTCTTTTCAATGGCTAACTCTTTCTTGAATTTTGCCGTAAGTGAGTGTTTTAGCTGTCTTAATattgttgcttcttttcttcaatGGCTAATGTCTGTTCTTGAAGTCTGCTGTAAATGAATGTTATAATTGTCTTGATATCGATAGTTCTTTTCTTCAATTGGTAATACTGTGAGACCGTCTTTATATTGGTACTTCTTTTCTTCAATGGTTTAATGTTTTCTTGAATCATGATGTGAGTGAGTGATTAAAATTTCTTGACATTGGtacatcttttatttccttcgaTGGCTAAGGCTGTCTGGAATTCTACTGTGACTGGGTGATTAGAATTTCTTGGTATTGGTTTTCCCTTTCTGTTATTTTATTCATTGTCCTTTTGGGTATGCTTAAAAAAATCCGTGATTGGTtaggtttttttcctttcttttcttcggtTTAAAGAGCT
This genomic stretch from Eriocheir sinensis breed Jianghai 21 chromosome 38, ASM2467909v1, whole genome shotgun sequence harbors:
- the LOC127008584 gene encoding hyastatin-like; this encodes MMRVLLLLACLAALGHASQYVQPQILPAPIPDNFRPSKGHRPLISPPKLQVDQDYGSRRSCWRACPPSYGGKAVCCRRWGACC